The Marivivens sp. LCG002 genome contains a region encoding:
- a CDS encoding lytic murein transglycosylase, whose product MRSAILAVSAALLAQTASAQSCGGSFQSFVTGLKSEAASLGYSQTQIDTFFNGVAQDGAVLKADRAQGVFQKNFLDFSRSLISQNRIDNGRIYGDRYASVFDRIQREYGIPKGVLLAFWAFETDFGQVQGNFNTLNALVTLSHDCRRPELFRPQIFAALELFKRGDFEPRKTTGAWAGEIGQVQMLPKDIIENGRDGDGDGHVDLKGSSPDALMSGAAMLSSLGWRPNEPWLVEVTVPENLDWSKTGLNHAMSEADWARLGVTPRSGTLGNPNLQASVLLPVGRKGPAFLAYPNFRVYFEWNKSMVYVTTAAYFATRLMGAPAYNAGSPDVGLSGEEIVSLQRKLEARGYDVGGADGIIGEMTREAVQTEQERLGLPADAWPTRELLGRL is encoded by the coding sequence ATGCGTTCAGCCATTCTTGCCGTTTCAGCCGCTCTTCTTGCCCAAACCGCATCAGCGCAATCTTGCGGAGGCAGTTTTCAGTCCTTTGTCACAGGACTAAAATCCGAAGCGGCAAGCCTTGGATATTCCCAGACCCAAATCGACACGTTCTTTAACGGTGTGGCCCAAGACGGCGCAGTTCTCAAAGCCGACCGCGCCCAAGGGGTTTTCCAAAAGAACTTCCTCGACTTCTCGCGTTCGTTGATCTCGCAGAACCGCATCGACAACGGTCGCATCTATGGTGACCGCTATGCATCGGTCTTTGATCGCATCCAGCGCGAATACGGTATCCCCAAAGGCGTGCTCTTGGCATTCTGGGCCTTCGAGACCGATTTCGGCCAAGTGCAGGGCAACTTCAACACTTTGAACGCCCTTGTGACGCTGTCCCATGATTGCCGCCGTCCCGAGCTTTTCCGTCCACAGATTTTCGCAGCGCTCGAACTCTTTAAACGCGGCGATTTCGAACCGAGGAAAACAACTGGGGCTTGGGCGGGTGAAATCGGGCAAGTGCAGATGCTCCCCAAGGATATCATAGAAAACGGACGTGACGGGGATGGCGACGGGCACGTCGATCTCAAGGGGTCTTCTCCCGATGCACTCATGTCGGGGGCTGCGATGCTCTCTTCTCTGGGGTGGCGCCCGAATGAACCTTGGCTGGTGGAGGTTACGGTTCCAGAGAACCTCGACTGGTCAAAAACAGGTCTGAACCACGCGATGAGCGAAGCAGACTGGGCGCGTCTTGGAGTGACCCCAAGGAGCGGCACACTCGGCAATCCGAACCTCCAAGCTTCGGTTCTCCTTCCTGTCGGACGCAAAGGGCCTGCCTTCCTCGCCTATCCCAATTTCCGCGTCTATTTCGAATGGAACAAGTCGATGGTTTACGTGACCACCGCAGCCTATTTCGCGACACGCCTGATGGGCGCTCCCGCCTATAACGCAGGGTCACCCGATGTTGGTCTTTCGGGAGAAGAAATCGTCAGTCTCCAGCGCAAACTCGAAGCGCGGGGTTATGACGTGGGCGGCGCGGACGGCATTATCGGCGAGATGACGCGCGAGGCCGTTCAAACCGAACAAGAGCGGCTCGGGCTTCCCGCTGATGCCTGGCCGACACGCGAATTGCTTGGCCGCCTTTAA
- the cobO gene encoding cob(I)yrinic acid a,c-diamide adenosyltransferase — protein MTEDTERHAQKMAKKKAARDKIMATKTDKKGLVIVHTGKGKGKSSAAFGMIFRCIAHDMKCAVVQFIKGGMSTGERDLILSKFTDICSFYTMGEGFTWETQDKTRDTEMAQAAWEKAKELIRDPSNTMVLLDEINIAIRYDYVDIKEVVAFLRDEKPEMTHVVLTGRNAHDDLIEIADLVTEMELIKHPFRSGIKAQIGVEY, from the coding sequence ATGACCGAAGATACCGAACGCCACGCCCAGAAGATGGCCAAGAAGAAAGCGGCGCGTGACAAGATCATGGCGACCAAGACCGACAAAAAGGGCCTTGTGATCGTCCATACGGGCAAGGGTAAAGGCAAATCGTCGGCAGCCTTTGGCATGATTTTCCGCTGTATCGCGCACGATATGAAATGCGCGGTTGTCCAATTCATCAAGGGCGGCATGTCCACGGGTGAGCGCGATCTCATCCTGAGCAAATTCACCGACATCTGTTCGTTCTATACAATGGGTGAAGGCTTTACTTGGGAGACACAGGACAAAACCCGCGATACCGAGATGGCCCAAGCCGCTTGGGAAAAGGCCAAAGAGCTCATTCGTGATCCGTCGAATACGATGGTGCTTTTGGACGAGATCAACATCGCGATCCGGTATGACTATGTGGACATCAAGGAGGTTGTCGCCTTCCTTCGTGATGAAAAGCCCGAAATGACGCATGTGGTCCTGACGGGGCGAAATGCCCACGACGACTTGATCGAGATTGCGGACCTTGTGACGGAAATGGAGCTGATCAAGCATCCCTTCCGCTCGGGGATCAAGGCCCAGATCGGCGTTGAATACTAG
- a CDS encoding threonine-phosphate decarboxylase, with product MTLKRDHGGGVDAAIETWGGRRDEWLDLSTGINPVPYPIGAISASAWNDLPDQRALSELERAARSFWNVPQEAAVLAANGASALIARMPEIAQDGAYIPGPTYNEHAAAFRQMGKTVSDNDGSLQTHIYVHPNNPDGRVVDAGVFQNRRLTIIDESFCDVTSALSLIEHSSKKGVLILKSFGKFWGLAGLRLGFVIGDPELVASLRERLGPWSVSGPALEIGARALCDHEWAERTRERLAEDAARLDALMSANGATPLGGTTLFRLYDTESAEGWRNHLAKGKVLSRIFPYSNRWVRLGLPHPDRWTQLEDAL from the coding sequence ATGACACTCAAGAGGGATCATGGCGGCGGTGTCGATGCCGCAATCGAAACGTGGGGCGGTCGGCGCGACGAGTGGCTTGACCTGTCGACGGGGATCAACCCTGTGCCCTACCCGATCGGCGCGATTTCTGCGTCCGCATGGAACGACCTCCCTGATCAACGCGCGCTTTCTGAATTGGAACGCGCTGCGCGTTCATTCTGGAACGTCCCGCAAGAGGCGGCAGTGCTTGCGGCGAACGGTGCATCTGCCCTGATTGCGCGCATGCCCGAAATTGCGCAGGACGGGGCCTATATTCCGGGACCGACCTATAACGAACATGCCGCCGCCTTTCGCCAGATGGGTAAAACCGTCTCAGACAACGACGGTTCGCTTCAAACCCACATTTACGTGCATCCGAACAATCCCGACGGGCGGGTCGTAGACGCGGGCGTGTTTCAAAACCGTAGGCTCACAATTATCGACGAGAGCTTTTGCGACGTGACCTCTGCCCTGTCTTTGATCGAACACAGTTCGAAAAAGGGCGTTCTGATCCTCAAGAGCTTTGGAAAGTTCTGGGGCCTCGCAGGACTTCGGCTCGGGTTTGTGATCGGGGACCCCGAATTGGTCGCATCACTGCGCGAACGTTTGGGACCGTGGAGTGTTTCAGGGCCCGCACTCGAGATCGGAGCGCGCGCGCTTTGCGATCACGAATGGGCAGAGCGGACCCGCGAGCGACTGGCCGAGGATGCCGCGCGGCTTGACGCCTTGATGAGCGCAAATGGGGCAACTCCGCTTGGGGGCACGACTCTCTTTCGTCTCTACGACACCGAAAGCGCCGAAGGCTGGCGAAACCACCTTGCCAAAGGTAAGGTCCTGTCGCGTATTTTCCCCTATTCGAACCGATGGGTCCGTCTCGGTCTTCCGCATCCCGATCGCTGGACACAACTCGAGGACGCGCTGTGA
- a CDS encoding LacI family DNA-binding transcriptional regulator, translating to MPQKFTIKEIAFQAGLSPATVDRALHSRASVRQVTKDRVEAAIAELDRQYAAARLDGRKFTIDVVIQSPKRFSRAVRQAFEDELPLVRPASFRMRFHLEESMEEREIIAKLYSIARRGSHGIVLKVPATVAIETCLREIGARGVPIVTYVTDVAADLRLAYVGMENRKAGATAAHLLNKMKSPKRSKILLTLSSQTFQGEEQRRVGFLDYFARRNPTQDIVSVSEGLGVNRTTKTLVLGALEAHPDIDSVYSIGGGNRAILDAFAEARRPIDIFAAHDLDRTNKQLLQDGKLSFVLHHNFRQDARRVSLLFLKHYRLVPDTIEIEEADIGIAVPL from the coding sequence ATGCCGCAAAAATTCACGATCAAGGAAATCGCCTTTCAAGCCGGCCTAAGCCCCGCGACGGTGGATCGCGCGCTCCATAGCCGTGCTTCGGTTCGGCAGGTTACAAAAGACCGCGTCGAGGCGGCCATCGCCGAGCTTGATCGCCAGTATGCCGCCGCACGGCTTGATGGGCGCAAGTTCACCATCGACGTTGTGATCCAGTCGCCCAAGCGGTTTTCCCGCGCCGTGCGTCAGGCTTTCGAGGATGAATTACCGCTTGTTCGACCTGCCTCTTTCAGGATGCGCTTCCATCTTGAAGAGAGCATGGAAGAGCGGGAAATCATCGCGAAACTTTATTCAATCGCGCGCAGGGGCAGTCATGGTATCGTCCTCAAAGTGCCCGCCACCGTCGCAATCGAAACCTGCCTGCGCGAAATCGGTGCCCGCGGAGTCCCTATTGTCACCTATGTGACAGATGTCGCAGCGGATCTTCGACTTGCCTATGTCGGGATGGAGAACCGCAAAGCGGGCGCAACCGCTGCGCACCTCTTGAACAAGATGAAGTCACCGAAGCGGTCCAAGATCCTCCTCACGCTGTCGAGCCAGACATTTCAGGGCGAAGAGCAACGCCGTGTCGGATTTCTCGACTATTTCGCGCGCCGAAATCCGACGCAGGACATCGTTTCGGTGTCCGAGGGTCTTGGCGTGAACCGAACCACCAAGACGCTGGTTCTGGGCGCACTCGAGGCGCACCCCGATATCGACTCGGTCTATTCCATAGGTGGAGGAAATCGCGCGATCCTCGACGCCTTTGCCGAGGCGCGACGTCCCATAGATATCTTTGCCGCCCACGATCTCGACCGCACGAACAAACAGCTTCTACAGGATGGCAAGCTGAGCTTTGTGCTCCACCACAATTTCCGTCAGGACGCGCGGCGGGTCTCTCTCTTGTTTCTCAAACACTATCGTCTCGTTCCCGATACGATCGAGATCGAGGAGGCGGATATCGGCATAGCAGTGCCTCTTTGA
- a CDS encoding DUF1636 domain-containing protein: MTSWITICDTCKREDWATSGKTRTDGEELAILIEAAAEGRETVRTRRVSCLMGCTHGCNIAIQSEGKLAYTLGRFEPDQESAEAIVDYAVKHAQSETGQVPFREWPVGVKGHFVTRHPPLPKD; this comes from the coding sequence ATGACAAGCTGGATCACGATCTGCGACACCTGTAAACGCGAGGACTGGGCGACGAGCGGCAAGACACGCACAGACGGCGAAGAGCTTGCCATTCTGATCGAAGCGGCCGCAGAAGGTCGCGAAACAGTTCGCACGCGACGTGTTTCCTGTCTCATGGGGTGCACCCATGGCTGTAACATCGCGATACAGTCCGAGGGCAAGCTTGCCTATACTCTCGGTCGTTTCGAACCCGATCAGGAAAGCGCAGAAGCTATCGTGGACTACGCCGTCAAACACGCCCAAAGCGAAACAGGACAAGTACCGTTCCGTGAGTGGCCCGTCGGCGTCAAAGGGCATTTTGTGACCCGCCACCCGCCTCTGCCCAAAGACTGA
- a CDS encoding phytanoyl-CoA dioxygenase family protein yields the protein MNFQDRNMDDPVWISAESGDFEVFKAQVAQTTKAGDVPHAQDIIRNIPIYSGEDVDAAAQSPHDRKSLTAEWARVFAKGAGIIVIKNGLGNHAAIDRASEIFESIIRDEKANAIGGGDHFAKPGANDRIWNSLEKHCLADPANFAAYYSSNGIALASEAWLGPAYQMTAQVNRVNPGGAAQTPHRDYHLGFMSSTRMAEYPSYIHGVSPLLTLQGAVAHCDMPIETGPTMVLPFSQMFYEGYLAFGRPEFQAYFADNYVQLPLEKGDLVFFNPAVMHGAGTNRTSDRYRLVNLLQVSSAFGRAMESVNRSRMCEAIFETLIKDRETIDLANVIAATAEGYPFPTNLDRNPPIGGLAPKTQADYLRQAVAERWSKEKFVQSLANLERKNAT from the coding sequence ATGAATTTCCAAGACAGAAACATGGATGATCCGGTCTGGATCAGTGCCGAGAGCGGCGACTTTGAAGTGTTCAAGGCTCAGGTCGCACAAACCACAAAAGCGGGCGATGTCCCCCATGCGCAGGACATCATCCGAAATATCCCGATCTATTCGGGCGAAGATGTGGATGCGGCCGCTCAATCGCCCCATGATCGAAAAAGTCTGACTGCGGAATGGGCGCGGGTATTTGCCAAAGGCGCGGGGATTATCGTGATCAAGAACGGCCTCGGCAATCACGCCGCCATTGATCGCGCGAGCGAGATTTTCGAAAGCATCATCCGGGACGAAAAGGCCAATGCCATTGGCGGTGGTGACCATTTTGCAAAACCCGGCGCGAACGATCGCATCTGGAATTCACTTGAAAAGCACTGCCTTGCCGATCCTGCGAATTTTGCGGCGTATTACAGCTCCAACGGCATCGCGCTTGCGTCCGAGGCATGGCTTGGACCGGCGTATCAGATGACGGCACAAGTCAATCGCGTGAACCCCGGGGGCGCGGCGCAGACCCCGCATCGGGACTATCACCTCGGTTTTATGTCGAGCACGCGGATGGCCGAATACCCCTCGTATATCCATGGGGTTTCGCCGCTCCTCACGCTTCAGGGAGCTGTGGCGCACTGCGATATGCCGATCGAAACAGGCCCGACCATGGTTCTTCCGTTTTCGCAGATGTTCTACGAAGGCTATCTTGCCTTCGGTCGCCCCGAGTTTCAGGCGTATTTCGCGGATAACTATGTCCAGTTGCCCTTGGAAAAAGGCGACCTTGTGTTCTTTAACCCCGCCGTGATGCATGGCGCAGGGACCAACAGAACCTCTGATCGCTATCGGCTCGTGAACCTGCTTCAGGTGTCCTCTGCATTCGGCCGCGCAATGGAGAGCGTCAATCGTAGCCGTATGTGCGAAGCGATCTTCGAGACCTTGATCAAAGACCGTGAGACGATTGACCTTGCAAACGTGATCGCAGCTACGGCCGAGGGCTATCCGTTTCCGACAAATCTGGATCGCAATCCACCCATCGGCGGGCTCGCCCCCAAAACCCAAGCCGATTACCTCAGACAGGCCGTTGCCGAGCGTTGGAGCAAGGAAAAATTCGTGCAGTCGCTCGCCAATCTTGAACGTAAAAACGCGACTTAA
- the cbiB gene encoding adenosylcobinamide-phosphate synthase CbiB: protein MIVALSMILDAIFGEPKWLWDRFTHPAVLMGRCVSFVDERFNQGRARKLKGMLSFGALCLGFGLLGVMLEALPFGVVDVVIGAILIAQKSLVEHVAAVASALRLSLDEGRRRVGWIVGRDTKEMDRAAVSRAAIESAAENFSDGVIAPIFWFALLGLPGLLIYKITNTADSMIGYRTPRHEQFGWAAARFDDVLNWVPARITALLIALTTRPLPSLGDIRKDAALHRSPNAGWPEAAMSRVLRIALSGPRSYEGEMRHYPFVNAGARENVTPDDINRACRTLWQAWGITFVGVVLLALF, encoded by the coding sequence GTGATCGTTGCTCTTTCGATGATCCTTGATGCTATTTTCGGAGAACCCAAATGGCTTTGGGACCGCTTTACGCATCCTGCTGTGTTGATGGGTCGTTGCGTGTCCTTTGTCGATGAGCGCTTCAATCAAGGTCGAGCGCGCAAGCTCAAGGGTATGCTGAGTTTCGGAGCCCTTTGCCTTGGCTTCGGGCTGTTGGGGGTGATGCTCGAGGCGCTTCCGTTCGGCGTTGTCGATGTCGTGATCGGTGCAATCCTGATCGCGCAAAAATCGCTGGTCGAGCATGTTGCCGCCGTTGCTTCGGCACTGCGCCTATCGCTCGACGAAGGTCGTCGCCGCGTCGGCTGGATTGTCGGACGCGACACTAAAGAGATGGACCGGGCTGCGGTCTCACGCGCTGCAATCGAAAGTGCAGCCGAGAATTTTTCCGATGGGGTGATTGCGCCGATTTTCTGGTTCGCACTCCTCGGATTGCCCGGACTTTTGATCTATAAGATCACCAATACCGCAGACAGTATGATCGGCTATCGCACCCCGCGGCACGAGCAATTCGGATGGGCCGCAGCGCGCTTTGATGACGTGTTGAACTGGGTGCCTGCCCGGATCACCGCGCTTCTCATTGCCCTGACAACGCGGCCGCTCCCCTCACTTGGCGACATACGCAAAGACGCCGCGCTTCATCGAAGCCCCAACGCAGGATGGCCCGAGGCCGCGATGTCACGGGTTCTGCGGATCGCTCTTTCGGGTCCGCGGTCCTATGAAGGGGAAATGCGGCACTATCCCTTTGTCAACGCAGGCGCGCGCGAAAACGTGACACCCGATGACATCAATCGCGCATGCCGCACTCTCTGGCAGGCATGGGGGATCACATTTGTCGGCGTGGTCTTGCTGGCTCTGTTCTAG
- the cobN gene encoding cobaltochelatase subunit CobN, whose protein sequence is MHLLAATPGNIDDGKEPVDLGQTPADVVVISAADTELAALSQARSEMTDAPSLRLASMMNLMHPMSVDLHLDDCATKSRLVIARILGGAGYWKYGFEQYAARLHEAGVPFVALPGDDKPDDELRRFSTVEDEDYDALWSYLVEGGPANAVAFLNYAKAMLDGGDKPAGAAPLLRAGIYWPGEDKPDLSMLRGQWIDGAPVVPVVFYRALVQGAGLNPINRLTKSLLRAGLNPLPVFVASLKDPVSVATLEQLFTSAPPSVILNCTSFATGSPHAGEGSENPLAATFANEAPVFQVVLAGSSEKAWDEGLSGLSGRDIAMNVALPEVDGRILSRAISFKGEAYFDEATECPVASYQARGDRIDFVVALAANWARLRHRAVADRKVALVLANYPNKDGRLANGVGLDTPAGTARVIEKMAEAGYAVEDAPHGPKALMERLMAGPTNWLTDRAEREGGEVLPLAEYVRYFEALPWEVKERITDRWGAPANDPFCAEDGFALSIHRFGNVVVGLQPARGYNIDPTETYHSPDLVPPHNYLAFYFWLRHHWGADAIAHMGKHGNLEWLPGKAIALSETCLPEVILGPVPHLYPFIVNDPGEGTQAKRRAQAVIIDHLTPPLTRAESYGPLRDLEALVDEYYEAAGVDPRRIDHLRREILSLSEVTGLAADVGMSGDQEGDLAKLDAYLCELKEAQIRDGLHIFGASPEGVQARDLAIALARVPRGAGVGGDSSLLRALADDLELGFDPLSADLAETWFGPKPLLLDGEGAWRTAGDTVERLELLSQRLLDGAAAPGPRSAEVLAEINDVIRPTVAACGPAEAAAFLKVLDGRAIAAGPSGAPTRGRMDVLPTGRNFFSVDSRAVPTPSAWALGWKSANLLIEKHLQDHGDWPRTMLVTAWGTANMRTGGDDIAQALALMGVKPKWDSANRRVTGFEILPQGVLGRPRVDVTLRVSGFFRDAFPQLIALVDSAARAVQALDEDESMNPAAARTRSGEAAARVYGSKPGAYGAGLQALIDERIWAEKSDLGNAYLEWGGYAYGADGEGVRDREGFEQRLSQTEAIVQNQDNREHDLLDSDDYYQFEGGAAAAISTLQGRDRPIYHNDHSRPERPVIRTLDDEIGRVVRFRVVNPKWIEGVKRHGYKGAFEIAATVDYLFAFAATTGAVKNHHFDLVEGAFFDDQDTREFIAEHNPSALREIAERLEEAIDRGLWVPRSNSARARISALAKGLSPDT, encoded by the coding sequence ATGCATTTGCTCGCTGCGACCCCCGGAAACATCGATGACGGCAAGGAACCCGTCGATCTCGGGCAGACTCCGGCGGATGTTGTGGTGATTTCCGCTGCCGATACCGAACTTGCAGCGCTTTCTCAGGCACGGTCGGAAATGACGGATGCCCCGAGTCTTCGCTTGGCTTCGATGATGAATCTGATGCATCCGATGTCGGTGGACCTCCATCTGGACGATTGCGCGACCAAGTCCCGACTGGTCATCGCTCGTATCCTTGGAGGAGCGGGGTATTGGAAATACGGGTTCGAGCAGTATGCGGCCCGTCTTCATGAGGCGGGTGTACCTTTTGTCGCGCTTCCGGGGGATGATAAACCCGACGACGAACTCCGCCGCTTCTCGACGGTCGAGGACGAGGATTACGACGCGCTCTGGTCCTATCTGGTCGAGGGTGGCCCAGCCAACGCGGTCGCATTCCTGAACTATGCCAAAGCGATGCTTGATGGAGGAGACAAGCCCGCGGGCGCAGCACCGCTTTTGCGCGCGGGGATATACTGGCCGGGTGAGGACAAACCCGACTTGTCGATGCTGCGCGGTCAATGGATCGACGGCGCACCCGTGGTGCCTGTCGTGTTTTACCGCGCACTTGTTCAGGGTGCGGGCCTCAATCCGATCAACCGATTGACCAAATCGCTGTTGCGGGCTGGGCTGAACCCTCTTCCGGTTTTTGTTGCCTCCCTCAAGGATCCCGTATCGGTCGCAACCTTGGAGCAGCTTTTCACCAGCGCGCCGCCGTCCGTTATCCTCAATTGCACCTCCTTCGCGACTGGTTCGCCCCATGCAGGCGAAGGGTCCGAGAACCCGCTTGCTGCGACCTTTGCCAATGAAGCTCCCGTTTTTCAGGTGGTTCTTGCTGGAAGCAGTGAAAAGGCATGGGACGAAGGGCTTTCGGGTCTTTCTGGGCGCGACATCGCGATGAACGTCGCCCTGCCCGAAGTGGATGGGCGTATCCTCTCCCGTGCCATCAGTTTCAAGGGTGAGGCCTATTTCGACGAAGCCACGGAATGCCCCGTTGCCAGCTATCAGGCGCGCGGGGATCGGATTGACTTCGTGGTGGCGCTCGCCGCCAATTGGGCACGTCTGCGTCATCGGGCGGTTGCGGACCGCAAAGTTGCGCTCGTTCTTGCCAATTATCCGAACAAGGACGGTCGTTTGGCGAACGGGGTTGGTCTTGATACCCCTGCGGGCACCGCGCGTGTCATCGAAAAAATGGCCGAGGCGGGCTATGCTGTCGAGGATGCCCCCCATGGTCCCAAGGCGCTCATGGAACGTCTCATGGCGGGTCCGACGAATTGGCTCACAGATCGCGCCGAGCGAGAGGGGGGCGAAGTGCTGCCTCTGGCCGAGTATGTGCGCTATTTCGAGGCTCTTCCGTGGGAGGTCAAAGAACGCATCACCGACCGTTGGGGCGCTCCGGCTAACGATCCGTTCTGTGCCGAGGACGGTTTTGCCCTTTCGATCCATCGGTTCGGCAATGTGGTTGTGGGGCTTCAACCCGCGCGCGGCTATAACATCGATCCGACCGAGACCTATCACTCGCCCGATCTTGTGCCGCCACACAATTATCTCGCCTTCTATTTCTGGCTCCGCCACCACTGGGGTGCAGATGCGATCGCCCATATGGGCAAGCACGGCAATCTTGAATGGCTCCCCGGCAAGGCGATTGCCCTTTCCGAGACGTGCCTGCCCGAAGTGATCCTCGGACCTGTGCCGCATCTCTATCCTTTCATCGTCAACGATCCGGGTGAAGGTACGCAGGCCAAGCGGCGCGCTCAGGCGGTGATCATTGATCACCTTACGCCGCCTCTCACCCGCGCCGAGAGCTATGGACCGCTCCGCGATCTCGAAGCTTTGGTCGATGAATATTACGAGGCGGCGGGCGTCGATCCGCGCCGCATCGACCATTTGCGCCGCGAAATCCTTTCGCTTTCCGAGGTGACGGGGCTTGCCGCTGATGTCGGGATGTCGGGCGATCAAGAGGGCGATCTTGCCAAGCTCGATGCCTATCTCTGCGAGCTTAAAGAAGCGCAGATCCGCGATGGTCTGCATATTTTCGGGGCCTCTCCCGAGGGTGTGCAGGCGCGCGATCTTGCGATTGCGCTTGCGCGGGTTCCACGAGGTGCGGGTGTGGGGGGCGATTCCTCTTTGCTCCGCGCTCTGGCAGATGATCTCGAGCTCGGCTTTGATCCGCTCTCGGCCGATCTCGCCGAGACTTGGTTCGGGCCCAAGCCTTTGCTTTTGGATGGTGAGGGGGCTTGGCGCACCGCAGGGGATACCGTCGAACGTCTCGAGCTTTTGTCCCAGCGGTTGCTGGATGGTGCTGCGGCCCCCGGTCCTCGTTCCGCAGAGGTTCTTGCCGAGATCAACGATGTGATCCGGCCCACCGTTGCCGCCTGTGGGCCTGCGGAAGCGGCGGCTTTCCTCAAGGTGCTGGACGGTCGCGCCATTGCCGCGGGACCTTCGGGCGCGCCGACCCGCGGCCGCATGGACGTGCTTCCGACGGGACGCAATTTCTTCAGTGTGGACAGCCGCGCGGTTCCCACGCCCTCGGCTTGGGCCTTGGGATGGAAGTCTGCAAATCTCTTGATCGAAAAGCACCTCCAAGACCACGGGGATTGGCCGCGCACTATGCTTGTCACGGCCTGGGGCACCGCGAACATGCGCACCGGCGGTGATGACATCGCGCAGGCGCTTGCTCTCATGGGGGTAAAGCCCAAATGGGACAGCGCCAACCGCCGCGTGACGGGGTTCGAGATCCTGCCTCAAGGTGTGCTTGGCCGCCCGCGCGTCGACGTGACACTGCGCGTTTCGGGGTTTTTCCGCGATGCTTTCCCGCAGCTCATCGCATTGGTCGACAGTGCGGCACGTGCCGTTCAGGCTCTTGATGAAGACGAGAGCATGAACCCCGCCGCAGCGAGAACGCGGTCGGGCGAAGCCGCCGCGCGCGTCTATGGTTCCAAACCCGGTGCATACGGTGCAGGTTTGCAGGCGCTCATCGACGAGCGGATCTGGGCCGAAAAATCCGACCTCGGAAACGCCTATCTCGAGTGGGGCGGCTATGCCTATGGTGCGGACGGCGAGGGTGTTCGCGACCGCGAAGGGTTTGAACAGCGGTTGAGCCAGACCGAAGCCATCGTCCAGAATCAGGACAACCGCGAACATGATCTTCTCGATAGTGACGACTACTACCAGTTCGAGGGCGGTGCCGCCGCTGCGATCTCTACGCTTCAGGGGCGCGACCGCCCGATCTATCATAACGATCATTCGCGGCCCGAGCGCCCCGTGATCCGGACGCTGGACGACGAGATCGGGCGCGTTGTGCGCTTTCGCGTGGTCAATCCGAAATGGATCGAAGGGGTCAAGCGGCACGGTTATAAGGGCGCATTCGAGATCGCGGCCACGGTCGACTATCTCTTTGCTTTTGCGGCGACCACGGGCGCGGTCAAGAACCACCATTTCGACCTTGTCGAAGGGGCCTTCTTCGACGATCAGGACACAAGAGAGTTTATCGCGGAACACAACCCTTCGGCACTCCGAGAGATTGCGGAACGGCTCGAAGAAGCGATAGATCGCGGGCTTTGGGTGCCCCGTTCGAATTCGGCCCGCGCACGAATTTCCGCTCTTGCAAAAGGACTTAGCCCGGATACATGA
- a CDS encoding response regulator, producing the protein MKVLIVENNPNLSWIWKRHIERLGNAVDVADGVDEAMDAVRREDFDVMLVDLVLPDGSALGLADWARIRSPKTNVVFVTDTTFFSDGSLFAFSANARALVKCETDPNDVAEIVTHYGQRG; encoded by the coding sequence ATGAAAGTTTTGATTGTTGAAAATAATCCGAATCTCAGTTGGATTTGGAAGCGCCATATCGAGAGACTTGGCAATGCAGTGGATGTTGCAGACGGCGTTGACGAGGCGATGGACGCCGTAAGGCGCGAGGACTTCGACGTCATGCTCGTGGACCTCGTTCTCCCTGACGGGAGCGCGCTCGGGCTTGCCGATTGGGCGCGTATCCGTTCCCCCAAAACCAACGTGGTTTTTGTCACGGATACGACCTTTTTCTCGGACGGTTCGCTCTTTGCTTTTAGCGCCAATGCCAGAGCCTTGGTCAAATGCGAAACGGACCCGAACGATGTCGCCGAGATTGTCACGCATTATGGCCAGCGCGGTTGA